A stretch of the Pedobacter sp. MC2016-14 genome encodes the following:
- a CDS encoding rhamnogalacturonan acetylesterase, giving the protein MKRTILMLALAAFFCLKADRPYPGHREETKFKIYLIGASTCANKKEAARPETGWGEKFQPFFKDNVTVDNRALNGRSTKSFRNEGHWDKVMKELKAGDWVLIQFGHNDQKLDKPAVGTTIAEYKENLSRYIDEVRSKGATPVVLTSIVRRAFKNGELTNTHGDYPDAVIEVANTMKCEYIDMEKKSHALVAAYGVEKSKELYFWAKKQDFPHLANDKKDNTHFSNYGAQKMAELVAEGIVELKNKVLAQNLKAYKKLNQKI; this is encoded by the coding sequence ATGAAACGAACAATTTTAATGCTGGCGCTTGCGGCATTCTTTTGCCTTAAAGCAGATCGGCCCTATCCTGGGCACCGGGAAGAGACAAAATTTAAAATTTACCTTATAGGAGCTTCCACTTGTGCCAATAAGAAGGAAGCCGCTCGTCCTGAAACGGGTTGGGGAGAAAAATTCCAACCCTTTTTTAAGGACAACGTGACGGTAGATAACAGGGCATTAAATGGACGAAGTACCAAGTCATTTCGCAACGAAGGGCATTGGGACAAGGTAATGAAAGAACTGAAAGCCGGCGATTGGGTATTGATCCAGTTTGGGCACAACGATCAGAAATTGGATAAACCTGCTGTAGGTACAACCATAGCAGAATATAAAGAAAACCTTTCCAGATACATTGATGAAGTACGCAGCAAAGGCGCCACTCCGGTAGTATTAACTTCCATTGTAAGGCGCGCCTTTAAAAACGGGGAATTGACAAATACGCATGGAGATTATCCGGATGCGGTGATCGAGGTGGCGAATACGATGAAATGCGAGTACATCGATATGGAAAAAAAATCTCATGCATTGGTAGCGGCTTACGGCGTAGAAAAATCTAAGGAACTTTATTTTTGGGCAAAAAAGCAGGACTTCCCACACCTGGCTAACGATAAAAAAGACAACACGCATTTCAGCAATTATGGTGCCCAAAAAATGGCAGAATTGGTGGCAGAAGGTATTGTAGAACTTAAAAATAAAGTCCTCGCCCAAAATCTTAAAGCGTACAAAAAATTAAATCAGAAAATATGA